The Trichoderma breve strain T069 chromosome 2, whole genome shotgun sequence DNA segment TAGTATGGATTTACGTCTATGGTGTATTATTATGATCACTGCTACAACGACATAGCGCGTATGGGCTGTATTACAATTTTCAAGCCGTCCACGAGAAGAATTGCTCCACTCAAGAAAGCCTTTTACACATCTAAATGCAGTATGGATCGTAGAAAGCACACCAAGGATGAAAGAGCAATCATCGGGTTTGCAAAAATAACGGGTTTCCAATCCCATTTCCAAGGGTAAACTCACCGTACTTCCACCCCGATGCACAAAACGGCGATCTCCCGGGCGATCGGAGAACGTTGAGATCGGGAGCGGGTACCAAGCACTTGGGCCCTTCTAGACCAGCAGCCTCATATAAATGGCTCCGCAGTTGTTCAGCTGGCTTAGGATCAGGATTTAGCTGGCTTTGTATCCAGGACTGGAGCACCACACCACAATCAATAGACCTACTCCCTGCCCATCTAAACGCAAGTGTCGTCTAATTAAGGCGGTTCTATCGTTTCATCCATATCACTCGCCTCAAACCCACACCAACTTACAGATGACTTCCTAGCAACTTCACTAAGGAAAGGATGAGAAGGATACTATAGACTGGCGAACCTAACGAGCCGTGTCTCCTCTTTAGTGCTACTTTGATCATCATGTAAACAACCTCCttcccctttctttcttgtccgACCCCTTCAAAATACCTACCCGGCCTTCGCCTGATGTCTTAGTTCTATATTTGGCTCATGTGGCTTCAGCCTGAAATCTCATGAGTTATTGCCAGCCTATCATTGCTACAAAACATTAGTAGCATCTCAGTTAGTGTATGGCGGTGTATTATATGTGAACCTTGATCCTTGTGCCCGTTTTCCCTACATATCTGGTTCAAGCTGATACACTCTAGTCAGTACAATATGTTAAGTTGTAATTCTCTCTTCGTATTGCGCAGTCCCACTTCTGTAACATTCTATACACATTATCTTTGTCTCTTGCGCTGTTAAGCCATGTGGTATCATACAGTTTATCTAGCCGAGCTACTAGGAGTGGCATTGAGTTATGGTTACTAGTATATAGTTTGCTGGATATGTAAACAACATGATATTGGACTCGTGACTAGTTACAAGTGCCCTAAGAGATCAAGTAAATGCGAGGCACTCAGTGTGAGGCATATGAATCGAAGAAAGTGTACTCCGTAACGGTCATGTAGCTGCAGTGACTCGCCTCATCCAAGAATCAGCATCTCCGTCGTAGTTACAGACCCAACAAGTAGGGGCGTATGCTTAAGATCTAGTCCTAACTTCTCACTGTACCATGGACAAACTGCTCCGGATTGAGCCTTGTCTTCCTCATATTCTCACACCCAACAACGGTACAACATCATACTAGTCTTACCATGAGGGTACCCGAGATTATGCGGCTACAGCGGATGAAGGAGTGGGATTGGGGCACCCGTAATGCAGGTTATGCCTCGAATGACGTCCTACTCAGCTGGCTTCAGCACGGCAACCCCACGATATGTGATGTATCACTTCATTGTACTTAACCGAGTGCATCTTTGTACTCTGTGTTAAAGTGGTGATTGGAGGAACTAGGACAAGGATCTCATGTGAGCAAATACCAGAACGTTCAAGACTACATGTGATCCCACAAACACGGCATATATCATGCAGTATTGCGAACCACCATCTGTAGGGGCATGTAGTTGCAGCAGTACTTTTGCACCCCCAAGATAACGCCATTAGCTGGTGTGGGATTATAAATGAGAGAACAAGAACCACTATATGGGGAACAAATGAATCCCATTGTTTCGATCTCAGTGGCATATAGATAGTTTCATAATCTAGCACTGTGACCGGAGGAAGACCTTGTCATCATCCGCCTCACTGGCTTCTCGGTCCTCGGGACAATCGTATGCGGTCCGTCCCTGATCCTCTATCTAGTCTAATTGACTCCTTGCTGGCTTCATTTCCCAAAATACGCCCTTAGGGGAGAgtgttttgtcttgttcaGCTGTCTACGTAACAGAACCTCCTTTACTCTTTTTGTACTACTACCTTTTTATCCGAATTCCCAAAATTGTGCCAATGCAAGTAAAAGCCATGTATACGCATCCGAACATGCACAAAAATGGTCTGATTTATTTATGCCGTGTCTGGTTGAGCTCATTTCCTCGTCGCGGTACATCCATAACAAGGGGGGGCTGCACCTTGCCTCCCTATTGGCAGTACTTCTTGACATGTCCCTTTTCACCCTAAATCTAGTCTAAATGTATTCATTGCATTATCGTTCTTGCAGCATTTCGCACGTGGTGTCTTATTCGAAACCCTCTCCCAAGTAATCTACTTGAAGTAAACCGTCTAATGAAGGGCACCAGGCACCGGGGATCTGTCATAAAGGATACATACGTCAGTAAATGACCGGCGGAGGCAGCTCCGAGGATACACACATTGCGATTGGCTATTTCGGATTTGGGTATTTGATCAGGGTCTTTGTAACGCAAACATCCATGTACGTCACTCTATCAGGCTGAGGAATTTCCAGGATAGCCTTGGACATTTACGCGCACACAAAATTCCAGCAGGGAATAAGACACACGAGTCGGTGATACTCCGTAGTTACTCTGCATTTTGTGTCCTGTAACCTGTACCTTTCCAATTCTGATGGGCGTCATCAAAGGTGTTGGTTCGAGAAGGCCGTtttcatatatatatgcaacTTGTCATTATCACTTACTACTACTGCATAATCGAATAATCGTGCATGCGGCACATCTACATGCATCATTATCCCTGACAGCCTCTGTCTCATTCAACCCTCAGCTCAGCGTGGCAATGAATCAGAAAAAGGTTAGAAAACGGCCCCCGAAAAGAAGGGGGTAAACCACCTCAACCGTTGTGATATCTGCGCGGAGGCTTTCCATGCCATGCGTGTTGGGTCAAGCAAacgaaaaaaagcaaaaacaaagaaaaagaaaataaataaccGAGACCGCCAAATACCCCTGCCCTCCCCATCCCACCCCAAGCCGCTCCACGGACGAGtggcatacgagtactcgtaacACAGGTCAATACGGTTACACCCTGCGTCCTTCAGCTTGTCGGTCAACATTTTAATTTCCCCATAGGGACGGCGCCCAGACAACTGAAGCCTCCTCCCATTCACAAACCAATACAAGAACAGGTCTTGTCTTACATTTCAACGCTAGCAGCATCCGGGCCAAGGATCTTTCACCACATGAGCCGTTTAGTCCAAAAAATCAACCACCCCGAACATCAAAAAAGCAATTCACGCTTTAGCTCAGGGCATTGGTTGATAAAAACTTTGTGTCAAGCTTTTATCCGTCTAAGAGCTCCACGCCTTCGCGCTTCGCACCATATCAGGACTCCTTGGCCAACAAGTCTCGCTGCCCCTCTACGAAGAGGGCGTACGAGTAATAGAACAGCTATCCCAATGAAGGCTACCTCCTGACGAGGCTAGAAGGGAACTCCTTCGCTCATCATATCATAAGCGCCTTGGTTAGTTAGGCTGGGCGCCTCAACGGCTGTCAGTCAGGCAGGTCCGTCTTTTATTGTGAATAGTGACAGACCTCCCGGCAGAATGCCTTGGCAAGATCCCCGTAGACAAAGATTGTCAGAcgagaaaaaggaaaggaatcAATAGTGCCGTCCATTTGTGAATTGATGAAATCATCATTCATGCGCAttgaagcagatgatggagaaggcCAAATCTAGACTTGATTCCTGACCCCGATCTGTATCAACCCAGCATATCCCAAACATCGCGGGGCTTTGTATGGTGCGGCTGAAGCCCTATCCATGCGGTTGCTACTGTGCTCGTTATGCCGTAACGTTCCGTGTCACCGTATTCCGTCTATGCCGACCCCTCCCACGGTCTTTCGCTACGGTCTATTTGAAAATTTCCGAGAATGACGACTTCAAGCCGTTTAATGTCAGTTATGAAGTAGATATGAAAAGAGCCACTcaaagacgaaaaggaaTAACAAACgctgggagatggagggtgGGATTCCCTGGGATTCCCATGTATTCCCATGTAAGCACCGTGCCCCAAAATTGATATTCCAAGCACGAGGCCATTCTTATTTCAAAATTGAAGAAAAATTGGTAGCATAAATAAATCAAAactaaatacatgtacctgagAGAGAAAATTCGTTTACAAGTAGTTACTGCCATGACCCCAGCGTATACCATTTCTTCAGCGAACCGCCCATTTTTGCTGGCCCTGTCCCAACCCCGGCCTTCATCCCCTGCCGTTTCCGGTATGAATCTAATGTGACTGTGTGCTGCACTCGCCCTGCGCTCTGGAGCCTACGAAATCCATTGCTGTAAATCTCCCACAACTTGATAGGTCGGGTTGGCAGAGTGGCCATCACCGCTTTTCTGGTCCCACGCCCATCGGTCTGCATAGTCTGCACCAAGGAGGCCGTGCAGCATATCAACAATGTAGTCACCAATCACTGGCAAGAACTTCCAGCCGTGAAAGGAGCCACCTGTAGCCACGTACAAGCCTTCGCAGTGAGGGTGAGGCGTAATAAGGAAGTCATGAGTCGGTGTAGAGGCGTCCCTAGAGTACTTGTGTAAGTGTGTGTTCATAAAGCCCAaggggaaaaaggaaaacaagggGCTTATCTTACCAGCAAATGCGGTACGACTCAATGGGCAGATTTTCAACCTCCTTGCCATACAGACCATCAAACGTCTTCCTAGCACACTGCTTGAGGAAGGGAACGAATTCCGGGCCGGTCCACGTGTTGTAGTCCGATGCTTCAGGTGTCATGGACATCTTCTCGCCCGTAATAGGGTTATCGACGTAGTTGGTGAAGCACATATCGCAGTTGAACTTTATGGTCCCATCTTTGAGGATCGACATGCCCTCGCCTGTGTCTCATATCATTGTTAGCGACTGTTTCCCGTTGCCGTATGCTTGTAAGAGCAGCTGAAGGAAGGGAATCCTAGCGTCCTCATCCTGGTGCTGGAAGTGGGGAGAGGGGGGGCGGGGAGCCAGTTCCGTTGAGGAACCAACGTTTCTCAGTACGACGCACCTTTAACCTCAGGGAGGCAGTTCTTTAGTACGGGAATGCAGGCAAACTTTTCCTTCTGCTCGCCTTGCAGCTTGGAGTAGAAGCTAACGGCGCCTGTTGCAACCAGACGGTCACCGATGTGGAGCTCCTTGTTCTCTGGGGCGCTCTGGGCCAGGAGAGAGCCAGTCCTTGCACCTGTGCAAAGCAGCACCTTGTCCGCTCTCAGGGTATCGCCATTGGCGAGCTCGATCCCCACGCACCGGCCGTCAGCGCCGAGATCGAGCGACTTCATCTCGCCAACCACGTACTCAACACCCAAGTCGACTGCAGCTTGCATGACGGCCTGCAATGCCTTGTCTGCCTCCGCATACCCCACCGTGGGGTTGTAAAGTACCTTGTCCAGGCTGCCGAAATTCGCTGTAGCATAGACGCCGTTCCAGCGTGCTCGTACCTCATCAACTGACAGGAATTCCGCGTCGTTGGCAACTCCAACGGCCCTGTACGAAGCAACACTCTTTTCACCAAAGTCAGATGCGTCAGCTCTGAGCATACCGACTTCATGGTACCAAGGGCTATAGAGCTTGTCCGCACGCCACATGGGCATGGCCCTGATGAGCATCCGCATATAGAGCTTGTCTGGATAGTCATCTCGCAcgatcttgttgatgtcgtGCGAGGCAGCTCTTGGGTTTGGGTAAGGAGCAGTGTCAAGAATCGTGACTTTGAAGCCACCTCTCCTGGCAAGGCTCAGAGCCGTTGCAGCGCCGAAATTACCGGCGCCAACAATCAAAACTGATGGTATATCACTCtggatggaggaggccgacGAAGCCGGGGATGCTGGCTCAGTGTCTGGTGCCTGCCTCGGTGATGGGGGAGTAGACATTGGCTTTGAGGCCTGAGAGGTTGAACCTGTGACGATATGCATCGTGTGAAAGGTAGTACTGATTTGTGTCTAAACTGACAACttgaagaggcaaagaaaCGTTGCTACTGAGATGTAAGAGGATGAGACGGTTGTGTCTTGTCCTctgtctttttgtctttttccaAATGGAATTTTTATATAACAGAAATGGTGAGGGAAAACTGAGAAGTAAGAAGATGTTCTTGTCTGTCTGGAAAGCTGTCTTGAATTGCTTGCTGCGTCGAGTTCATGAGAGGAGGGGAATGAGCAGAGCTTTATACTTGGGGAGCCTCCCAATAAGTTTGACTAAAGGCATTGACGTGTTGTAGATCGGCgtgcaagaaaaaggaaagaaaaaggcattAACACCCAAGCCATCTAGCAGCGAATGATGATACGGGCATTGCAAGGCAAGGCCCCAAGGCACGCGAAAACACCCCGGCTAGGTAACGTACTGTACGCACTCCGTACATTAGCCCTCCCTGTCATTATCACCCGGTGTAAGTCTGTCAGCTGCCGGAGCCTAGCGGATCTGGGTCTTGGAGGTTGTTTGGGGGTTCAAGTCATTCAGCATTAGACGGAAAAGATACGTATCCCTTTTGGGTTGTAGCTCGGCCTTGAATTCACACCCCCCAGTCTGTGGCAAGAAGAGTAGCCGCCGTGAAAGATACAGGCTagagggaagaggaaagagaaaacaactGAATAAGTATACCGAATTCAACGAGAAAACACAGGTGGTACGACAAACGTATGACGACGCATGAAGGACGGACTTTTGCGAGCCCAGAACCATCGTGTGGGTTCCGCCTCTGTGTGCCTGTAAGTAGACAAGCTGTGGCCATTGCGGATGACCAGGTGTCAGTGACTGCCAGCTCTTCAACAGATCGATTGGTAGGAGAGGACAGGGGCTCGGGGCAAGGACAGGGCAGGGCAACCCAGGGCTAGGATATGCCCACGATGGTGGCGGATGCAGCAGCCGTTGTGCATCGGTATGAAGAGTTGACGAGGAAACaagatgctggagctgccaatCGAGACCCGGAGGGGGCGTGTATTTAGCAGGCTGAGTGCGTAGCCCAACATGAGGCCCCCGAGAGACAGAGACTGAGAAAAGACGAAGCCAAGCACATGCAGCCCGGGGCGGAGGAAATTAGGAGAGACACTCCAAGTGAcgagaaaaagcaaaaaaaagagacaagagagatgTCCAATCGATCCCCAGAGGGGCCTAGGCAGGTACAATTTTGGTGGTTAGCACTACCCTGTACCAGAATAAAATCCATTCATTGAGCCATCCACGGATGATAAATCGGGCAGAGCTCCGTACCTCGTGCTCTACTAAAGCAATGCAGCGCAGTACCTTACCTACATGCACTAAGGTCCCTGTAATGGAACCTTGAACATTCCTCCTTAGTAGTAGTCGGCGACTCAATGCCGAGCTACGCGCGATCAAAGACGCCAATCTAGGCTACGCTAAGCAAAATATTAACGGCAAAAGAGCTTCGGAGATAGATTTGATGCTGACCTGGGATCTGGGACGAAACCTGGAAGCAGTTGAGAGCTCAATGGCACATCCCCGATGTTGCAGCAAGGTATCTGTTATCATTGGCTACCTAATGTATACACAAGATCAGTGTTCAATATTCTTCTCTAGAGCTCCAATTCCATGTCTTCACATACAAAATATAAATGTCTATTCTCCCTTGCCTATCTCCCTTTATCCCCTggcctcttcttggccatc contains these protein-coding regions:
- a CDS encoding FAD dependent oxidoreductase domain-containing protein; translated protein: MHIVTGSTSQASKPMSTPPSPRQAPDTEPASPASSASSIQSDIPSVLIVGAGNFGAATALSLARRGGFKVTILDTAPYPNPRAASHDINKIVRDDYPDKLYMRMLIRAMPMWRADKLYSPWYHEVGMLRADASDFGEKSVASYRAVGVANDAEFLSVDEVRARWNGVYATANFGSLDKVLYNPTVGYAEADKALQAVMQAAVDLGVEYVVGEMKSLDLGADGRCVGIELANGDTLRADKVLLCTGARTGSLLAQSAPENKELHIGDRLVATGAVSFYSKLQGEQKEKFACIPVLKNCLPEVKGEGMSILKDGTIKFNCDMCFTNYVDNPITGEKMSMTPEASDYNTWTGPEFVPFLKQCARKTFDGLYGKEVENLPIESYRICWDASTPTHDFLITPHPHCEGLYVATGGSFHGWKFLPVIGDYIVDMLHGLLGADYADRWAWDQKSGDGHSANPTYQVVGDLQQWIS